One window from the genome of Pogoniulus pusillus isolate bPogPus1 chromosome 7, bPogPus1.pri, whole genome shotgun sequence encodes:
- the GPN1 gene encoding GPN-loop GTPase 1 codes for MAAAAAAVATASSGTPPAAAPVCVLVLGMAGSGKTTFVQRLTAHLHGQRCPPYVINLDPAVHDLPFPANIDIRDTVKYKEVMKQYGLGPNGGIVTSLNLFATRFDQVMKFIEKRQNASKYVIIDTPGQIEVFTWSASGTIITEALASSFPSVVVYVMDTSRSTNPITFMSNMLYACSILYKTKLPFIVVMNKTDIIDHSFAVEWMQDFETFQDALNQETSYVSNLTRSMSLVLDEFYSSLKVVGVSAVLGTGLDDFFVQLAKAVDEYEREYRPEYERLRKTLEQAQNKQKREQLEHLWKDMGDVCVQGNTLAGSDDASAMGPSELILTRGTLDEEEEEERESDTDDIDHEVTEESHEEPAFRNFMQETRMKYQRSKPNE; via the exons atggcggcggcggcagcagcggtaGCAACGGCATCGAGCGGAACGCCGCCGGCGGCTGCCCCGGTGTGCGTGCTGGTGCTGGGCATGGCGGGCTCCGGGAAGACCACCTTCGTGCAG CGCCTCACGGCACACCTGCACGGGCAGCGCTGTCCTCCGTACGTGATCAACTTGGATCCCGCTGTGCACGACCTGCCCTTTCCCGCCAACATCG ATATCAGGGACACTGTGAAGTACAAAGAAGTCATGAAACA ATATGGGCTGGGCCCAAACGGTGGAATTGTGACCTCTCTCAATCTCTTTGCTACAAGATTTGATCAG GTGATGAAGTTTAttgaaaaaagacaaaatgcatCCAA GTATGTTATTATTGACACACCAGGGCAAATTGAGGTATTCACCTGGTCAGCATCAGGAACCATCATAACAGAAGCCTTG gcttcctcttttccttcagttGTTGTTTATGTGATGGACACCTCTCGCAGTACTAACCCTATCACCTTTATGTCCAACATGCTGTATGCCTGCAG TATCCTGTACAAGACAAAGCTGCCTTTCATTGTTGTCATGAACAAA aCTGACATCATAGACCACAGTTTTGCAGTTGAGTGGATGCAGGACTTTGAGACATTTCAGGATGCCCTGAATCAAGAGACATCCTATGTCAGCAACTTGACTCGTTCCATGAGTTTAGTGCTGGATGAATTTTACAGTTCACTGAAG GTGGTTGGTGTTTCTGCAGTGCTTGGCacaggactggatgatttttttgTTCAGCTTGCTAAAGCGGTAGATGAATATGAGAG agAATATCGTCCAGAATACGAGCGCCtgaggaaaacattg GAGCAAGCTCAAAATAAACAGAAGAGAGAGCAGCTGGAACACTTGTGGAAGGACATGGgtgatgtgtgtgtgcagggcaaCACCCTTGCAG GGTCTGATGATGCTTCTGCAATGGGTCCCTCTGAGCTGATCCTAACACGAGGAACTCttgatgaagaagaagaagaagagagagagagtgatacTGATGACATTGACCATGAAG tTACTGAGGAGAGTCATGAAGAACCAGCCTTCAGAAACTTCATGCAAGAGACACGGATGAAATACCAGAGAAGCAAACCAAATGAATGA